The following nucleotide sequence is from Megalops cyprinoides isolate fMegCyp1 chromosome 6, fMegCyp1.pri, whole genome shotgun sequence.
ACGTGAGGCACTCCGGATCCTGAGCACTTATGAGCAGCCAATCACGTTGCAGATCGAGGGGCAGCGGGCCCGTGGACGGAGCCTCCGCCTTCACCAGACCTCGGACTGCAGCACTCAGACGGAGCGGCCCTGGGAAACGCTCAGAGGCCTGGGGGTCACCGCAGGGTCAGCCTCCAGGGTCAACACCTACATAGACAAGTAGGCACTCTCGTCCAGGGATGCGGGGGTGGCGTTTGGCAGATTCTTGTGTTCCTCGAGGCACTGGGGTCTCTCTTGTGTTGCCTGCGTGTAGAAAACGGTGGTAACCAAGGCAACAATCAAATGTCGGAGCGACGTTCAGTCTTGTCCAGGATCTGctgcactgctggtgtaccaCTGCAAAAACGTTGTGCCGCCACCGATCTGAAACGTTTCACTGATGTTACAGAACATTCCAGTGACATCAAACGTTAACGACTTGCTTCTCTTTCCCAGGCCCTGCCACAGTCACATGACCTTTCCACGAGTCAGCTGCTCCAGAAACCAGTATCTTCCCAGTGTGCACTATGGCATGGAGAACATGGCGTACAAAGTGAGTCACCCGAGTGGTTTTCCTCTTTGTTATTTATTACTCCTGACTGAAATCGCTTGCCTTATTTGTAACAACATTCTTCAGAGTCTGAGGAAAACGACCCTTAATTTGGTCAACATATTGGATTCGTTCTGCGACCAAAAGAACCATTTTATTTGGTTAGCATGGATAGACTTTACAGGCCAGGTCTCCCTGGTTACAGTGCTCTCAGTGGATTGAATCCTCATTTGTGTCATCTGGACagatcaaaacattttgttgcattGAGAAATTTGAGGGCGCAGGTCTGCTTAAGCTAGTATTCGGGTTCTGTCTGTGAAAGGTGCAGATGAGAGACATTGGCTAGCAGCATGGGTGGCCCCACACCAGGGTTTATTTCCAGTCCCTCAGTCCCTGCCACAGGGGGGCCTCGCACCACCTCAGGATTCGCCAGCTCCACTGAAGGCATTGTTAGAGTAAGGAGGCGCAGTCCCTCGCCTTCAGGTGCAAATCGGCCCCTAATCGAATGGACTTTCAAATCCGAGCGGGCGTAGCGTGTGCGCGGCGACCGCAGTGATCCTCGCCCGCTGTAGAGTTTGCCTAGCACCAGGGAGCTCAAGTGGAAATCCTccacacgctcgcacacacacacacacacacacaaaccgaGAGACACACGTGCTCAGTAGGCGGCAACCAGGCAGGTTTTAATGAAATCCCCTTCGAGAGCACGAGGAAGTGCGGCATGAAACGCAGCAAGGAATAAAGGGAAGAACGCTTTGCCGCCTTTCTGCGCATGAAAACATCCTCCCGTATCTACATGACTGAATCTATCGGCTTCATGCGTAATACACGGAGACTCAGAAGTCTCCACGACCGTATTCTCTCATTGCATGTCCAGCCTGCATTTACGATAGAAAATACAGCCGTGATCAGGATTCTCGGTGTTGATGAGAATTCTTCCTGTTACGTGTGGCTTGTGCAGCAGAGATAAAGATACACGGCTCACTGAAGCACAGAAACTACAAATCTAAAACAATTTTGCATCAATAGTTTTACATTCACCTGGGTCTAGACCTTGGCCAGTTAGCGCTGTAATTAATGGCCACGATTATATTTCAAGCACTACTTTGTTATATTTACATACTAAGAATTGTTATGCTTGAAATACTGTGTAGTCTAATGTGAGTATTTCTCAATTTAATGAGTGCACTCATGACACAATACAATTTGGTGAATGATTATAACGGTTTCGTTGTTTGATTCCTggtaatgcattatttatggtTTTATGCAAGCGTTATGTAATGCAAGGTGCACTCAATAAGCAGGAACGCCGCAGAACATTTTCTACCGAACAGCCTGTTGTAAAGCTATGGCGGGTCTAATGAAAGAGTTGGAAGCCGTTTCAGAAATTATTCAGGAAGTCATCGAAATGCAAGCGCTAGCTACATATTTAGGAAGCTAGCAGTCTCcgaaaaattacattttttccatgagTGTAAATCATATCCAGATCAAACAAattatttgtggttttgtgttctTAATGTTTACAGAGAATCCACtaaaggttttttatttttttttatctaactACTAAATCAGATAACAGAAGCATGACGGTATTGCTCAAGGATTAAAGTGTTGCTATATCTGAAACCCTCTGGGTACCTTTAGACTCCaacaactgatcctggatcagtttatCTAACCCTAATCCCACCCCTATTATTATGCAAAGGTAGCTGAAACCGTCAGATGGCCAGTGCAGGGGAGAAGAATAAAACCTTTCAAATTTATCATGTATCATTCAAATGCAAGTCTGTCACCTTCTGATGTGTCATTTAGGCGCAAACTGAAGTGCAAGaaattgtgtcatttcacattgTGCTACTCATTTGGTGTCCGAGAGATAGCCTACGCGACTGTGATATCTTTAGTCTCCAGCATGTAAAGTTCAGAATcaaatcatgatttttttttcagagacacATCCAGGGCCACACCTTTAGGAAATATTTTAGAGAAATTTCAATAACAACATCATACATTTTGGAAAGTCAgtggaagcttctggaactaCACAGAGGGCTCTgaaggcttcctgtttccctggggTATAAAAAGAGGTAGCACATAATGGTGGTCATAAAACAGTTCACAAAGTGAccatttttcagaaacataaGCCTGCTGGTACAGACCGCCAGCAGTGGCAGGAAAAGCAGGCAGGTGTATCGTGCCACCACGGAGTGTGTTGGGGACAACTCTAAATCTGAAGGCAACAGTTACAGAGctccaaaacaaaatgtcatattcaacataaaatgtgttaaaaagtACAATTTGAGGTTTCTTACATGAATGTAGAAATCATGCCCCCCCTCTCATGGCAAACCACAAACAGAGGAgctttaaatttattaaatgaCGTCTGAATCACAATTGAAAGGATGAGTTCTTGTCATATGAAGTGAAAAAGCTTTTGGGACacgttgttgtcatttagcagacactcttatctaggTTGTAACATAGATTagagttttatccatttataaagctggatatttactcaagcAATTCTGGACTGAGTatcttgcctaagggtacagcagcagtgcccccatggggaactgaaccagcaacatttcggttATGAGCTCTACTCCATACCACTGTGCTAATCAGAGTTTATTTTGGCAAGAAAAGCTTACTTTTATTaattgaagaaaaaacatgCCCTGTGTGGAATGTGGATGTCtattatgttttacatgtatAGGTCCTGGAGCCCTTCAGGTAGAGGGTGTGTTGCATCCAACACATATCAGGAACCTGGTTTTACCAAGAAGCTCAAACTGGGCCAAAAATGAACATCCAGCACAACGGTGATCCAAAGCATTCATCTAAATTTGCTGGGAAAAAGTTAACTGGTACAAAATGTCCTCAGCTGTCTATCTCAATTGCCAGGCCTCAATCCAATCGAACATTTATGTTGGGATTCAGAAAAGTAGCTcacaaagggaaataaaaaatccaaaagACTTAAAGGAATCCTGCCCAGATGAATGGTCAAAAAGCCCCTGTAAGAATTGGCAGAACCTCATGAAAAACTACAGGAAGTGCACTGTCAGTGTAATCCATCCTGgaggaggatttacaaaatgctAACCACAGTGTGTAAAAGAATATTCTTTCTGGAACTAGactgattattttttaacaacattACTCTACTTTATACCATTCTATTAAGATAACAATGAAATActatatatttttcttcttgttcCTATTTAATCAGGTTTTTGAATAAATGTGGAGGGCACTGTTAGTGAACTGTTTCTGCTCCAGTTGAAACTGTCTTTTCCACCTTTGCCTGTTCCAGAACCCTGAGTTATCCAGCTGTATGCCCAAAGGACAGAGCTGTTTGATTGGATGCTGCAACGCCAATATGGAGGAGCCCAACAGCTTCATGAGCCAGGTACAAACTTAGCACGGCACGGTGTTATGTGTCACtcttaaaaaatgcatacagaacACAGTGTATACTGCGCATGgttctttgtaaaaaaaaaaaatattttcagcatgtcTGCAAGTAGAATATCCAtaacacagcctcacacagtgTAATCCCTGCCTATCTCTCTGTTCCAGACAGAGGATGAGGACTTTGCGCTAGAGAGGCCTCTGGGCTACTTGCCCTTGATGCACGAGCTGGACAGTGGTCTGGGCTGGACTGATGGTAGCCTCCACCAGGGGGAGCTGTCTGGGCTGGAGACGGAGGAGGGGGTAGAGGAGCGCACCAGCCGAGGCGGCTCCCCATCCTCCGAGTCCTTCATCTCCTCCGAGCTCAGCGACTCCGGGTTTTACAGCGTCAGCACCGGGGAGTTCCGCCGCTTCCAGAAGCTGCTGGAGAGGAAGATTCGCCTGTACCGCGCCAGGGCCATCTCCTCAGGGGAGCAGAGGGACGGCCAGAAGGGCCGCAGGGGGCTGGAGTCCATCCCCGAGGCACTGACTCTCCAGCCCCAGAGCATCCACCCGCCCAGGCCCGGCCCCTCCGGTGTTTCCCACAGGTGCACCATGGGTACGTCCTCGGTCCAGTTCAGGAAGGCTGGGAGCCCCTGCCTCAGCCGGTGCAGCTCCAGCACCGGCTCCCTGCTGCCCCACCAGGCTGgtccctccagctgcagcactcCTTCCTGCCAGCGGAGGCCGATGTTGCACCGGAACCCCTCCACCGGATTCCTCAGGAGAAGCAATACTCTGCACCGCTCCGCCCCCCACATAATGGAGAGGAGGCGGGCGAgtcaccccacctcccccaacTACTGCAGCGTTACAGTGCATCATGGCAGGAGACTCGTTACTGACTTCCCCCGGAAGGAAGAGCTAACCCAAAACAGCTGTGTGGGCACTGAGATGAGGACCAGTCCCTTGCAACGAGGAACCACTGAGGACAGTCGGGGCATTTTACCTGGGGACCACTGCTGCAGTGCCAATAGCAAGTTGGATAGCAGTGAGAAACAGGCCATGAGTTTTAGCAGGGGGGTtccagagagggacagagagagggaaagggagagggagagggagagagcaagagagcggGAAAGGCGATTCCACACACTCGGTCACTCGCAGGATATCCACGAGACCTGGCCCAAGCCGGCCAACCGCTGCAGCCAGAGAGGCCTCTACAGCACTCTGGACAGCCACTCTCCCAGCTCCAGGAAGAGCCTGGCCACCAACCCCCGGGCCCTCCGGAACCAGCTGCTGAAGGAGCGGGCTTCCCGCCTGGCCGACGAGCGCGGCGGGGTGACCACGGACGAGGAGTCCCACAACGAGGTGAAGACGGGCCGCTACTGGAACAAGACGGAGCGGCGGCAGCAGCTTCTGCTGGCCCGGGAGCAGcggctgctgcagcagcagcaggcccgCGGGGGCCCCGGCAGCGGCGCCGAGGCCCACCACAGCAGAACCGTGCTGGAGCTCAGCCACAGGAAGCTCAGCCGGCTGCGCAACCGCAAGCTGCTGGACAGCTGGACCACCGTGGAGGAGCTGCTGACCCACGGCACCCGGCTGGGCAGCACGGAGCAGATCCTCTGCCCAAGCTCCCTGCTGTCCGTCACCACCGTATAGCCCTGccgagcgtgtgtgtgtgcgtgcgtgcgtgcgtgcgtgcgtgcgtgcgtgcgtgtgcgtagTTGATTCAGGTGTGGCTACCTCCTGCTTTTGGTATTTGACGTGTTTGCGAACAcagttgttatttttaatgttatcttCGGCACTTGTATATTTGCTGTAAACAATGGGATGGGATGGTTTGCACTTTTTTCTGTACCGAACTGAGGGCAGAACTGATTTTTGAAGACACCAACCTAAGCCATCAGATAACGCGTGATTGGTAGACTGGTGCCACGATGCTGTGTTTTTATCCTCAGAAATGTCTTAGGGTGATAGGACTTCCAGTAGTCCTGCAGAACAGTTtgaatcatttattatttagaaatgtgataAAGATCACTGTATTTGACATTGTTTTGAACGAGAGGATCTAAAATCTCTATTCTTGTATACGTGTCACGTTGGCTGTGATGTTGAAGCATTTTAgcctcattttatttgttacGTTCATATGGTACTTCCAATAGCATTAAGAGGCCAGCACAATTATAAACTCACATTGTAAGATGTGTCTATATTATTATCCAGTCAGTATTTATAATaactcaagttttttttccaacatatTTAACAGATGAATTATCGTCACATCACTGCCAACAACTTGAATTTGAGTAGAAGTTGCATTGTCTGCACTGTATTTCTTTCTCCTGATCACTGTTCACATTTGAAGAAAGCTATAGGGAACACCGAGGGGTATTTGCACTGCTTTTTACACTGCCTCTATAGAAGTATCACGTTTACAACAGCTCACTTTCCTAAAAAGGATGAGTTAGAAATGACTGGGATGTAacggctgaaaaaaaaaaaaaacaacaactctTAAGGTAATTTCTAATCACAATCTGTTAGAAACTCAGGAAACGCTTCGTGTATGTAGTATCTAGATAATGCACAAGGACATGGGCTCCTTTCCTGCATGTAGGAAATGCAGAGGAGGAGGTTCTATGACTAAATACAGCACTCCCACTCCACCATCTCACATTCTGTGCTATGCTGTGCATTTTCAACCCGCAGTTCAATTGGCTCACCGAGAGCGCTCTCGCGCGGATTGTCAGCTATATATTCTTTTCCGAAATTCTACCACGTCACGACGTCGCAAAGACCTCACTCCTAGTCCAGCCAGCAGCTGTATTTCCCCACGAACCCTCTCTGGTTCTTTTGAACACGGCTCTGACATGTCCTTTCCCCTGCTGGAGCTTGTCAGTATTTTTGTGTGGTGCATCATCATATGCTGCATGAGTCAAACTTTCCGAACAATGTATGAGAGTTTGATGCCgttctctgcagtgtgtggggaTTATTGTCACCAAAAATAGGCCGTTAAGTGAAAGCAAACCCCTGCAGTTCCAGGGCACTGAGTACGCTTTCCACAGCTTCGATCACTACCCCAAGCTGACTCACTCCGGTTCCTTTGTTTGTGAAGTCACTCTTTTTTGGATTGCTTGTTTCTACTTTTGAAGATACCTTTGAATATAATGTACATGTGGCTGTAATAAAGATGACATTTTACTAGTGATATAACACTTGGGAGTTTGGAGGTTTCAATCATACTACTGTAATTCAAGTTCACAATTCCACCTGAAGTCCTGAAGGGCTGCAAAGAAGCAGGTATCCTTTGACAAATGCTACACTAGCTAACGCTCGACCCAGACAACTACCATGtatcatttttttacagttgcttTCTTACCCCCCTTAAAATACCTTGTTGAACTGAGTGACTAAGTGCTTAGCTGACCACAGCCTGGGTCGAATGTTCTGTAATCTGAACGTGTCCAGCACATGTCAAACAGATTATCAAGTGACTTCAAAATACAACATCACAGCAGCATGCTTGCAATCTTGACAGTTTCAATGAGTAGCAAGCTTTTAACATTCAAGAAGGCAGTATGAGAACGATATCTGAACTGCACCCCCTGTGTATCAACCTTTACATCTGGGGAAACTCTATTCATCACAATGGACCTGGTAGAGTAATAGTGAATTACAGTCCAATGTCACTTTGGAGTCTAAATAAACATTCTGAGTAGAGAAATCTCATACCATCATCTTTAATGTCACTATAATGattgtcaaaaataaatcaattatgTGATTTGGTCAGGCCTACTTAGAATTGTACAGTTGTGTGTTCTGTTACCCAATGATACCAGTGGATTTTAATAAGAGTGATTAAAGTTTAGTTACTCAAAGGTGCAACAATGCAGAATCCTCACTTTGGGATCAAACCCACAAATTCACAATTCCAGAATATAGTGCCCACATTACTACTCCACGCTGCAACCCACAGCTTAATGGCAACTAATGCAGTTCTTTTGTTATCATCTCTAGTGTATTAGGGGCTATCACGCCCTAGCATAATTCTCAGAAAGTATTGCTGTACTTCTAATTAAGCTTGTGCTCACAGTAGCTGCTATTAGCTTTAATTATCtctgacacagaacacagggatTTGCAAATTGCACAATATACTCTGCTGTGCATTGCTGACAGTGCTACCAGGCTTATCTAATGCTGTGCATGAAACATTCTGATTTGATGATTATAAGCCGTGTCAGCCAGGTTCAGCAAGAGGTCCTAGCACATTTTCAGGAATAACGCCCTCGTGAATAACCATCATCCCCGATCACCATACCCGTTCCTCTTGGTAAAGTGGGAGCCTAAATATGCAGACCCACTCACATCAAGAACATTTGTACATCATCCTGACATTGATGAACTGGTTGGTTGAGCTCGGCATTAAAATAACTATGGCCAACATTAGCATTTGAGGAGCGcctgctcatgaatattcacatcCTCTATCTGGCTGCCGTGCCTGAAATGCCTCCCAGAGCATCGTTCTCGGCTCTCTTGTCTGAGCGCCCACTTCCCTTCGAAGCCGCATCAGGCAGCGACTTGAGCACTTTGTGTTAAGCACATCGGTTCCACGGgattacataaatacacattattaAAGCCTCCCTTAACCGCCATGCGACGCTCTAATCACAACACAGCTTGACTTGCACGTCACTCACTCCCGTCCCCCCTGCAAAACACAGGCTGCCTAATTTCTGCCATTTAGGGGAGCGGGGTGAGCGCTTGGCAGAGATGGCGGGTCTGGAAGCTTTGCACTGGTTTTGTAGTGGTCACCGATTCATACTGTGTACGTAGTCtgtccaacaaaaaaaaaaagccgtgGAATTCTGTGCAGAACAATTACACAAGGAACTGCCCTGAGGACCCACTGCTGTTCAAAAGCGTCTGTGCTTGTTCAGTCACCCTTCTCCTCAAATCTCAGACCAAACCTACACATTCTGGATGCTTTCTCCCCTTCCTCTATTTTTCACTTTGAGGGGAGGTGCCATGTTTAAGACCCACTGGTTGCAGAGAAGCAGGAGCACTGCACTGGGGCCTCTCTCTTcacgtctctctccctctctgtagaGAAGCTGAATTACAAATCCTGTTTCACCCTGGCGTTGTCATCAAAAGCCGAGTCCCTCATTTCCTGCTGGAAGAAAAGGCCTCAGATGGGCAGGGAGGCTGAGGCTTCCACTGTCCAACACTgtgggagagagcagctgggAGGTGGTAACAATGGATGTACTATTCAACAGAAAACAGCCAGAATCACACATCTATGCTTGGAAAAAGTAACGTGTGTCAGTATGTGGTAAAATACGAAATCTGAAAGGAACATTCTCTTGATAAAGGTCCAGCTATATGCTGCACGTATTCAgtttacaaaataacaaatcaatttACAATGTTTTAACTAGGATAACAATGACTTTACTTTCAAATGTTACCATTTTATGTCTCTCTCTATTTTAGAGTTATGAATTTTACCACAGAGCGGCGAATTAATTAAGATGCAGAGAACCACAAAATGACAGGCATGCAGAGGTTGTTTCAGAGAGGCCAGATCTAGTCTCTGGCATCCTTACACCATCTCTGTTATTGGTTAACTGACCTGTCTGTCACTCTTACATCATCACTGACATTGCCATTACAGTTACTGAGGTTGCTGAAATGTtgcactttttttaaaaccccACTGCACTTCATCCACTTAAGTACATTTATGTCTGTCACCGAGGATTAAAATAGGCACATTTTGCATGAAGTCAGCATTGTTAAATGGCAAGCTTTCAAATAAATTACTGTGACTGTATATTGCACAGCATGAATAGTGATTCATGACTTCTGACACAGACACGTTAATATTGGCTAGTTATTAGCTATCCTGCTAATCATAAACAATCTTACAGTTCAGTCGAGAAAGCACATTCCTGTCAACGGACACCCCATTCCCACCACACCAACCAATTTCCCACTGCCTTCTGGGAGGGAACACAAAGCATGTCTGGTACCCTCCTTTTTGatgtcaaacacacaacagccacATGCCTTTACGtactcaggtttttttttctgtttttctgtctttttgaacAAACGGATAGAAATTCGTGGAACCCAGCACGAGATCTCTCTACGTCACATTTCATAACCCTTTCACCACACTGAGAATGTTAACTTTTGATTCCAGTGACAACTGCTGCTCCATACTCCAGAAATTAGCAGCAAGCAAAGGGAATTCCGAAACCTATGGAATCCACTATATATGCCAGCTTGTATTCACAACTGGCATGCCACATGGTGCTCATTTATCATAATCAGTAAAGATTTTATTAGCTCCAACAGCAATTCACATTGGTGAAGCAATTCAAATGCCTTACCCAAGTAAATCACAGTGTCTTCTAGAAGGGTAGCAATTAAATGGTTATTGAGGTGTTAATATTTAGTGCGAAGGAAATGGCACATGGAGTCTTTGGTAGCCCCTTTGATGCTCAAATGGTGCAGCCCTTTGACAATGACGCTAATCAGCTCGATCAGCAAATCTGTACATTGCGTTCGCTTCACCACAACatcctctgcacttgtgcaaGAGCACTGGAATGCAACCAACTGAGTTCTGTTACATGttgccaacagctatttttccacactacaagtcccacaatgcaccactgaAGGGCAAACACCAAACGGAGGATAGGACGATCCCTTGCTGACGTCTACCCCGTAATTCATAGGTGCCTGATGGGTGGCTAGAGGGCAGTTCCTTGGCAAACAAAACCCATTATACCCTTAACAGAAGAGGAAATTGTTCTGGCACCGCAGACCCCTGGTCATTGTTAACTACTGACACAGCTCAGGACTGCAGGactctcattcattcatccaaTTCATTATTCTTATGTGAAATAACTCCCAGTTTTAAGCATTATTTTCTAATGCTTTGTTGCAATTTCTATTGCACACACTCATTCCCAGTTACAATGCAACCAACGCTTATGAAATCGATTTTCAATGCACGCACGATTCTATAAATTGACTTCAACCgttcattttccttttgaatgaATCATACAAGTTCTTATTAAGGTACTTAGGACAGACCCTTATCCAGGACAATTTACAATGGTTCAGTCCTAAGCCAAGTGAGTCATCCATCCTAAAGAGGACTGCCAAGCAAATACAATGTGTCTCTTTTAGATCAGATGTGAGAGGCATGAGATTTCAGGGCACCTCAATTATAGTGGATGTTACGTTTCAGATCAATAGCGGCTGACGTCTGTGATAGGGCTCTGGCATTGAAGGCAAGCATTGACTCCagctccctgttttttttttccccaaggcGCAACAGTGGAGGAATAACGTCACTGCAGACAAACATGACCTTAATATAGACGTGTTAATGCCATATTTTAAGGGTCTCCTATTACTGCGGAGTGGATGACAAGTGGACCTCGCCAATTTGAATGCAGGAGAAGCGGGTGAGAGTCGAGTTCTTGATGCATGTCAATGCACGCTCGGCTCTGATGTGAGAGGTGCTTAATTTAATGGaatgacaaaacaaactgcGTTCAGACCAAGAATGCTACAGTGATTGGCTGCCTGTCCTGCAAGACACCTTTACATCCTTACTTGCATTTGAGGTCTTGTGTGTAAGAAGGCGGTCAATCTGAATCGGCATGGCTATAGGGAAGTAATTTGCTGAAACCGCCAATAATGTTAACTGTGGAACAATTACTACGTTTTCTTGAAttttagcaggaaaaaaagataaaatatgaaTCCCTGCCAGTACTGAGTGTACCGTTTGAGATTTGTGGGTGAGTCCAAGTTACAAAGAAAATCACTGCTAACAGCAACCAATCACACTGTAAGAGACTCGCTATGCATGATCGCCATCTAGCTTACTACCCTCAATCTAGGGAGAAGGGCAAATGGCTGCTAGGGTTTTTAACAGAGTACCAGTGCCACCTTGTGACACTAGTGTGTACTGACAGTGCATACTCGGCAAAACCTTTCTCATCGGtaatttaaaaaacaccagCTATGAGGCTagtatgtttctttttatgatttttattgaaaacacatttacaacagAGACTGCTCATGATGGGGACTGGTACAGTAATGAGTAGACTTTACAGGCAGAAAATTGACAGTCATACAGTTCTTTTACCATcataaaaaagcaaatcataaaaaggaggaaaaaaaatacaggtaaGAAGTGtccagaaatgtttttaaaaatagataaagATGACGTAGATTCTTCTTGTCATAAACAACCTCCCAAGAAAAAGAAGATTCCGCTATTGACTTGAGGAAAGTTCTATTTGAGATTCATGTTCAGATGGTCTATCGTCACCCCTGCTGCTTACAGAGGAGGGTACGACAGCGCTCGTGTGTTTGCCAACACAATGTGAGAGTCTTGTTGAGACACAGGCGCTGTCTCTGGCAGTGCGCTCCACACGAGACCACAGTCTGGAACACCCAGGGGCCGAGGAGGTGAAAGCAGTCGCAGTGGTAATGGTGGGCTACCTCCGGGTAAGGGGCAATACCTCCTGAGCACAATGTCAGAGGACGGAAGAGACTGAATGTCAATTGCCGCTGGGTTCCTGTAAATTGGGGATGATGAGGAAAGCGGTGCTCTTTTGACCTCCGGCCCCCAGGAGGCACTGTGGTTCATGTTTTCAATCCAACCCCTGGACGTCCAGCTGTTTGTATGATGGCGGACCCAAACCCCCTGTAAAATTGTACCAGAGAAGTTACTTAGAgaaggacagacacacaaaaagggCAACGGCAGGCCATGACAGGTTCAGTAAGTACTAAAGTGGAACTCCCTGAGAAATGTGAAACTTGTcaaaggaagtgttttttttgccattttgtttgtctCTCGATTTAGTAACCTCGAATGGACTGGATGGAGCTGACTATTTCATACATATAACGTTACTCACACCTCACTGAGACCTGAGTCACAGCAAATCTTTTAAAGACGAGTGTGGCAGATTCTACCGAAAGTGAGCACCGAGTTATGCGAAGGTGCAACTgctggaaataaaaaatcatgacaagccatttccattttttctaaagagatgtaatatttatattatagataaatgtgttttttttccccacccgCACCTACGCAGCGGAGGGAGGgaaatgacagctgtgtgaCCGATGCAGGAaggcagcagctctgtgactgcGCTGGATGCCTGTCTCAGCGATGCGGAGTGTCACTTCGTCTCCGGTGCGAACGGCGCTGTTGTAAAGCATAGCCTGCACTCATTCTGTCACGTCGCCCCTCGCAGCGAGATTGACGTGGAAGTGCTTAAACGACGCGAGAGAGACGGCTGGGCTGAGCGCCAGCGTGTCCAACAGCCGCACCGGTTTCAGACTCAGACACCGTGCGCCCAACCCCTGACACAGCCTGCTTGACATTCGACCTAATGGGTCACGGAGACGACGCTGAAACTGGAAATCTGAGAATGTACCCGCAGTTCCTCATCTTACGATTTAACAGATGCGCATACTTTAAAGCGTGGAACTGATTCGACTGTGGAAAACTCTGTTCCTTCCCAGCTGTGACGTCAGCGA
It contains:
- the LOC118778931 gene encoding E3 ubiquitin-protein ligase PDZRN3-like → MKATGPAGEGHGTERESDIMILLIPSGSSIKLRLTSSSSPPHPPSTNPRILRSPVRVDCWGEQPSADAGMGCRHSGLRFGDGMGVNGRDLSQVSQREALRILSTYEQPITLQIEGQRARGRSLRLHQTSDCSTQTERPWETLRGLGVTAGSASRVNTYIDKPCHSHMTFPRVSCSRNQYLPSVHYGMENMAYKNPELSSCMPKGQSCLIGCCNANMEEPNSFMSQTEDEDFALERPLGYLPLMHELDSGLGWTDGSLHQGELSGLETEEGVEERTSRGGSPSSESFISSELSDSGFYSVSTGEFRRFQKLLERKIRLYRARAISSGEQRDGQKGRRGLESIPEALTLQPQSIHPPRPGPSGVSHRCTMGTSSVQFRKAGSPCLSRCSSSTGSLLPHQAGPSSCSTPSCQRRPMLHRNPSTGFLRRSNTLHRSAPHIMERRRASHPTSPNYCSVTVHHGRRLVTDFPRKEELTQNSCVGTEMRTSPLQRGTTEDSRGILPGDHCCSANSKLDSSEKQAMSFSRGVPERDRERERERERERARERERRFHTLGHSQDIHETWPKPANRCSQRGLYSTLDSHSPSSRKSLATNPRALRNQLLKERASRLADERGGVTTDEESHNEVKTGRYWNKTERRQQLLLAREQRLLQQQQARGGPGSGAEAHHSRTVLELSHRKLSRLRNRKLLDSWTTVEELLTHGTRLGSTEQILCPSSLLSVTTV